The proteins below come from a single Fusobacterium nucleatum genomic window:
- a CDS encoding Crp/Fnr family transcriptional regulator: MIKTLRETVVFNDLDEDTIKDILEKTKYEIKKYSLDEPIAFRGDEVKGLYIILKGTLITEMLTEEGNIIKIEELVPSDVIASAFIFGKNNSFPVDLSAKDEAEILFVERKEFLKLLFSQEKILENFLNEISNKTQLLTSKIWNSFNNKTIKKKFCDYVKRNQKNNEFFIGNLGALAEFFGVERPSLSRVLSELVKDEKLERIGRNKYRILDGEFFEI, from the coding sequence ATGATTAAAACTTTAAGGGAAACAGTTGTTTTTAATGATTTAGATGAAGATACAATAAAAGATATTTTAGAAAAAACAAAATATGAAATAAAAAAATATTCTCTTGATGAACCAATAGCTTTTAGAGGAGATGAAGTAAAAGGGCTTTATATAATATTGAAAGGTACTTTAATTACTGAAATGCTTACAGAAGAAGGAAATATTATAAAAATTGAAGAATTAGTTCCAAGTGATGTAATAGCCTCTGCTTTTATATTTGGTAAAAATAATAGTTTTCCTGTTGATTTAAGTGCAAAAGATGAAGCAGAAATACTTTTTGTGGAAAGAAAAGAATTTTTAAAATTATTATTTTCACAGGAGAAAATTTTAGAAAATTTTTTAAATGAAATTTCAAATAAAACTCAACTTTTAACAAGTAAAATTTGGAATAGTTTTAATAATAAAACTATAAAGAAGAAATTCTGTGATTATGTCAAAAGAAATCAAAAGAATAATGAATTTTTTATAGGAAATTTAGGGGCATTAGCAGAGTTTTTTGGAGTAGAAAGACCTTCTCTTTCAAGAGTTTTAAGTGAATTAGTAAAAGATGAAAAATTAGAAAGAATAGGCAGAAATAAATATAGGATATTAGATGGAGAGTTTTTTGAAATTTAA
- a CDS encoding PTS transporter subunit IIC — translation MKNFFIKSLNGMAFGLFSSLIVGLILKQIGTIFNIEFLIYLGSFSQLLMGAGIGVGVAYALESPVLILISSAITGMYGAGSINFVDGQAILKVGEPMGAYFSVIFGLLISKQIAGKTKFDIILLPMTTIVFGCLLGKFFAPYISAIITEIGVIVNKTTELRPILMGLTLSVIMGIILTLPISSAAIGISLGLSGLAAGAALTGCCCQMIGFAVMSYDDNDLGTVFSIGFGTSMIQIPNIIKNPIIWIPPIASSAILGVLSTTIFKLSSNSIASGMGTSGFVGQIASFTVNGMSYLPTMIILHFLLPAILTFIIYKLLKKKGYIKAGDLKI, via the coding sequence ATGAAAAATTTTTTTATTAAGAGCTTAAATGGAATGGCATTTGGTTTATTTTCATCACTGATAGTTGGACTTATTTTAAAACAGATTGGAACTATTTTTAATATAGAATTTTTAATATATTTAGGAAGTTTTTCACAACTTTTAATGGGTGCTGGAATAGGAGTTGGAGTTGCTTATGCTTTAGAATCTCCTGTTTTGATATTAATATCTTCTGCTATAACAGGAATGTATGGTGCTGGAAGTATCAATTTTGTAGATGGACAAGCAATTTTAAAAGTTGGTGAACCTATGGGAGCATATTTTTCTGTCATCTTTGGGCTACTTATTTCAAAGCAAATAGCAGGAAAGACAAAATTTGACATAATACTTTTACCTATGACTACCATAGTTTTTGGTTGCTTATTAGGAAAATTTTTTGCTCCATATATTTCTGCCATTATTACAGAAATTGGAGTTATTGTAAACAAAACAACAGAGCTTAGACCAATTTTAATGGGACTTACTCTGTCTGTAATTATGGGAATAATTTTAACATTGCCAATAAGTTCTGCTGCAATAGGAATTTCACTAGGATTAAGTGGTCTTGCAGCAGGAGCTGCTTTAACTGGCTGCTGTTGTCAAATGATAGGCTTTGCTGTAATGTCTTATGATGATAATGATTTAGGAACTGTATTTTCAATAGGTTTTGGGACTTCTATGATACAAATTCCAAATATAATTAAAAATCCTATTATATGGATCCCTCCAATAGCTTCTAGTGCTATTTTAGGAGTGCTTTCTACAACTATTTTTAAATTATCTTCAAATAGTATTGCTTCTGGTATGGGTACAAGTGGGTTTGTTGGACAAATTGCTTCATTTACAGTAAATGGAATGTCTTATTTACCAACTATGATAATTTTACATTTTTTATTGCCAGCAATTTTAACTTTTATTATCTATAAATTATTGAAGAAAAAAGGATATATAAAAGCAGGAGATTTAAAAATATAA
- a CDS encoding FAD-dependent oxidoreductase, with protein MKKVLIVGGVAGGASTAARLRRLDENLEIIMFERGEYVSFANCGLPYHIGGVIQNRESLLVQTPESLKARFNLDVRINSEVIEVNGKEKKVRVKTKNGEEYEENFDFLVLAPGAKPILPAIKGIENKKIFTLRNINDMDKIKSEIKNHNIKKATVVGGGYVGVETAENLKHLGIDTTLIEAAPHILAPFDSEISNILEYELVDNGINLLISEKVTEFQEDKDEVIIKLESGKSVTTDMVILSIGVSPDTEFLQNSGINLGERGHILVNENLETNIDGVYALGDSIIVKNYITKENCAIPLAGPANRQGRIVAGNIVGRDEKYKGSIGTAIIKVFELIGASTGLNERALKQLNISYEKIYLHPNNHVSYYPGATPITIKVLYNKKNRQILGAQAVGINGVDKFIDVIATSIKFRATIDDLAELELAYAPAFLSAKSPANMVGFIGQNIEDNLLKQVFMEDLENYNEKETIILDIREELELISGSLKNSINIPLSELRKRYTELPKDKEIWTYCAVGLRGYIAARFLSQNGYKVKNLAGGIEIEEKELVKTQTEENFLSKENIDFKVKKEDEYIDLSGLSCPGPLVKIKENIDKLQENEQLKVKVSDPGFYNDIQAWSKVTKNSLLSLNKKDGIIYATLQKGQTSKVAVKEQENVVIEDNSNMTMVVFSGDLDKAIAAFIIANGALTMGKKVTMFFTFWGLSILKKKNLSKKSFIEKMFAIMLPKNSQDLPVSKMNFFGIGAKMIRSVMKKKNIMSLEELMKKAKEAGVNITACTMSMDVMGISKEELIDGINYGGVGQYLGEAEKSNNNLFI; from the coding sequence ATGAAAAAAGTGCTTATAGTTGGTGGAGTTGCAGGAGGAGCTTCTACTGCTGCAAGACTTAGAAGACTAGACGAAAATTTGGAAATAATTATGTTTGAAAGAGGAGAATATGTATCATTTGCTAACTGTGGACTACCTTATCATATAGGTGGTGTAATACAAAACAGAGAAAGTCTTTTAGTTCAAACTCCAGAAAGTCTTAAAGCTAGATTTAATTTAGATGTAAGAATAAATAGTGAAGTAATTGAGGTCAATGGAAAAGAGAAAAAAGTAAGAGTTAAAACTAAAAATGGAGAAGAATATGAAGAAAATTTTGATTTTCTAGTTTTAGCTCCAGGAGCAAAACCAATTTTACCAGCTATAAAAGGGATAGAAAATAAAAAAATATTTACACTTAGAAATATAAATGATATGGATAAGATAAAATCTGAAATCAAAAATCACAATATCAAAAAGGCAACTGTTGTTGGAGGAGGTTATGTAGGAGTTGAAACAGCTGAAAATTTAAAACATTTAGGAATAGACACAACTTTAATTGAAGCAGCACCTCATATTTTAGCTCCATTTGACAGTGAAATTTCAAATATTTTAGAATATGAGCTTGTAGACAATGGAATTAATCTTTTGATATCAGAAAAAGTTACTGAATTTCAAGAAGATAAAGATGAAGTTATTATTAAACTTGAAAGTGGAAAATCTGTTACAACAGATATGGTAATATTGTCAATAGGGGTTAGCCCTGATACTGAATTTTTACAAAACTCTGGAATTAATTTAGGAGAAAGAGGACATATACTTGTCAATGAAAATTTAGAAACTAATATAGATGGAGTATATGCTTTAGGAGATAGTATAATTGTTAAAAATTATATAACAAAAGAAAATTGTGCAATTCCTTTGGCTGGACCTGCTAATAGACAGGGAAGAATAGTAGCAGGAAATATAGTGGGAAGAGATGAAAAGTATAAAGGAAGTATAGGAACCGCTATTATAAAAGTATTTGAATTGATAGGTGCTTCAACAGGATTAAATGAGAGAGCTTTAAAACAATTAAATATATCTTATGAAAAAATATATTTACATCCAAATAACCATGTATCTTATTATCCAGGAGCAACACCTATAACTATAAAAGTTCTATATAACAAAAAAAATAGACAAATATTAGGTGCTCAAGCTGTTGGAATAAATGGAGTGGATAAATTTATTGATGTAATAGCAACAAGCATAAAATTTAGAGCTACAATAGATGATTTAGCTGAATTAGAGCTTGCTTATGCTCCAGCTTTCCTATCAGCAAAATCACCTGCTAATATGGTTGGTTTTATTGGACAAAATATAGAAGACAATTTATTGAAACAAGTATTTATGGAAGATTTAGAAAACTATAATGAAAAAGAAACTATAATTTTAGATATAAGAGAAGAATTAGAATTAATAAGTGGAAGTCTAAAAAACAGTATTAATATTCCTTTAAGTGAGCTTAGAAAAAGATATACTGAACTTCCAAAAGATAAAGAAATTTGGACATATTGTGCTGTTGGATTGAGAGGATATATAGCAGCAAGATTTTTATCTCAAAATGGTTATAAAGTAAAAAATTTAGCTGGTGGGATAGAAATTGAAGAGAAAGAGCTTGTTAAAACACAGACAGAAGAAAATTTTTTAAGTAAAGAAAATATTGATTTTAAAGTTAAAAAAGAAGATGAATATATAGATTTGTCAGGGCTTTCTTGCCCAGGACCATTGGTAAAAATAAAAGAGAATATAGATAAACTGCAAGAAAATGAACAATTAAAAGTAAAGGTCTCAGACCCAGGCTTCTATAATGATATTCAGGCTTGGAGTAAAGTTACAAAAAATTCTCTTTTATCTTTGAATAAAAAAGATGGAATAATCTATGCTACTCTTCAAAAAGGGCAAACTTCAAAAGTTGCAGTAAAAGAACAAGAAAATGTAGTAATTGAAGATAATTCAAATATGACAATGGTAGTTTTTAGTGGAGATTTGGATAAGGCAATAGCAGCATTTATAATAGCTAATGGAGCTCTTACTATGGGTAAAAAAGTAACAATGTTCTTTACTTTCTGGGGCTTGTCTATTCTAAAGAAGAAGAATTTATCTAAAAAAAGTTTTATAGAAAAAATGTTTGCTATAATGTTACCTAAAAATAGCCAAGATTTACCAGTATCAAAGATGAATTTCTTTGGAATAGGTGCTAAAATGATAAGAAGTGTTATGAAGAAAAAGAATATTATGTCCTTGGAAGAATTGATGAAAAAAGCTAAAGAGGCAGGTGTAAATATTACAGCTTGTACTATGTCTATGGATGTTATGGGTATAAGTAAAGAAGAATTAATAGATGGAATAAATTATGGAGGAGTGGGACAATATTTAGGAGAAGCAGAAAAATCAAATAATAACCTATTTATATAG
- a CDS encoding polyketide cyclase, whose protein sequence is MEFSFKINAKKEKVWEYYADINKWYIWEEDLKDIKLNGEFKTGSKGIMELENMPPLEYILTSVKENKEFSDKTDIPLGSIHFGHEIFEEDSNSVSIKHTVRLESTIISEENMEFLRGIFSDVPHSMMLLKKSVEE, encoded by the coding sequence ATGGAATTTAGTTTTAAAATTAATGCTAAAAAGGAAAAAGTTTGGGAATATTATGCTGATATCAATAAATGGTATATTTGGGAAGAAGATTTAAAAGATATAAAATTAAATGGAGAATTTAAAACAGGAAGTAAAGGAATAATGGAATTAGAGAATATGCCTCCTTTAGAATATATTTTAACTTCTGTCAAAGAGAATAAAGAATTTTCGGATAAAACTGATATTCCTTTAGGAAGTATACATTTTGGACACGAAATTTTTGAGGAAGATAGTAATTCAGTTAGTATAAAACATACAGTAAGGCTTGAAAGTACAATTATTAGTGAAGAAAATATGGAGTTTTTAAGAGGAATATTTTCAGATGTACCACATTCAATGATGCTTTTAAAAAAATCAGTAGAAGAGTAA
- a CDS encoding deoxycytidylate deaminase, with protein sequence MRENYINWDSYFMGVAILSSMRSKDPNTQVGACIVNEDKRIVGVGYNGLPKGCDDKEFPWERDGEFLNTKYPYVCHAELNAILNSIKSLKDCTIYVALFPCHECTKAIIQSGIKEIVYLSDKYTDTDSNRASKKMLDSAGVKYRRFEPDIEKLEINFKSIE encoded by the coding sequence ATGAGAGAAAATTATATAAATTGGGATAGTTATTTTATGGGTGTAGCAATTCTATCCTCTATGAGAAGTAAAGACCCTAATACACAGGTTGGAGCTTGCATAGTAAATGAAGATAAAAGAATAGTTGGTGTAGGTTATAATGGTTTGCCAAAAGGTTGTGATGATAAAGAATTTCCTTGGGAAAGAGATGGAGAATTTTTAAACACAAAATATCCTTATGTTTGCCATGCAGAGTTAAATGCTATATTAAATAGTATAAAATCTTTAAAAGACTGCACTATTTATGTGGCACTCTTCCCTTGTCATGAATGTACTAAGGCAATTATCCAAAGTGGAATAAAAGAAATTGTATATTTATCTGATAAATATACAGATACAGATTCTAATAGAGCTTCAAAAAAAATGTTAGATTCAGCAGGTGTAAAATATAGAAGATTTGAACCAGATATAGAAAAATTGGAGATAAATTTTAAAAGCATTGAATAG
- a CDS encoding MarR family winged helix-turn-helix transcriptional regulator → MFPSKYKDNSENSTGLLFMRVFNKWHSIIKKELKKLDITQPQFVVLTSLAYLLQKENEVTQIMLSKISGIDVMTISQIINLLEKNDFIERKRHSKDTRANSVFLTLKGQNILEKAVPLVENIDDNFFNILAEKEQLFRELLKKL, encoded by the coding sequence TTGTTCCCATCTAAATATAAAGATAATTCCGAAAATTCTACAGGTTTATTATTTATGAGAGTTTTCAATAAATGGCATTCCATTATAAAAAAAGAACTAAAAAAATTAGATATTACTCAGCCACAATTTGTTGTTTTGACTTCTCTTGCATATCTTTTACAAAAAGAAAATGAAGTTACTCAAATTATGCTTTCAAAAATATCTGGTATAGATGTTATGACTATTTCACAAATAATAAATTTACTTGAAAAAAATGATTTTATAGAAAGAAAGCGTCATTCTAAGGATACAAGAGCAAATTCTGTTTTTTTAACTTTAAAAGGGCAAAATATTTTAGAAAAGGCTGTCCCACTTGTTGAAAACATTGATGATAATTTTTTTAATATACTAGCTGAAAAAGAACAACTTTTCAGAGAACTTTTAAAAAAACTATAA
- a CDS encoding winged helix-turn-helix transcriptional regulator encodes MDKNKKYNCFFEFTLDLVGGKWKPIILYYISINDVARHSELKRFIPSINERMLTRQLRELEDDNLIERKVYPVVPPKVEYRLTKYGKSLIPILKSLVLWGKDYAKSIKFDNFKMDLPEK; translated from the coding sequence ATGGATAAAAATAAAAAATATAATTGCTTTTTTGAATTTACATTGGACTTAGTTGGTGGAAAATGGAAACCAATTATTTTATATTACATAAGTATAAATGATGTAGCTAGACATAGTGAATTAAAAAGATTTATTCCAAGTATCAACGAAAGAATGCTCACTAGACAATTAAGAGAATTAGAAGATGATAATTTAATAGAAAGAAAAGTTTATCCTGTTGTTCCTCCAAAGGTGGAATATAGGCTAACAAAATATGGAAAAAGTTTAATACCTATTTTAAAATCTCTGGTACTATGGGGAAAAGATTATGCAAAGTCAATAAAATTTGATAATTTTAAAATGGACTTACCTGAAAAATAA